A genomic segment from Deinococcus sp. YIM 77859 encodes:
- a CDS encoding substrate-binding domain-containing protein: MQLEVHAFEHGYSVVLGNTTSNPELERTYLHSLLERQVDGLLFLGGLTNHPRPEPESLRIVQEVAERVPVVAVNGDLPNVDLLSSVSSDEEGGMRQVLRHLRERGHTRIAFLGGQEDVTSSLAKLRVYREFCPAAPDTWVHFTGLTIQAGVNALGHLLRAPERPTALVCINDLVAAGVLQAARAAGMAVPETFSVVGFDDVFPAQIVSPPLTSVSHNYSRLAREAIQVLLAGIAGQRAARTLVVPTILVQRQSVGPPSPTG; encoded by the coding sequence TTGCAACTCGAAGTGCACGCCTTCGAGCATGGCTATTCCGTGGTGCTGGGCAACACCACCAGCAACCCGGAACTGGAACGTACCTACCTGCACAGCCTGCTTGAGCGGCAGGTTGACGGCCTGCTTTTCCTGGGAGGCCTCACCAACCATCCGCGCCCTGAGCCGGAGAGCCTGCGGATCGTGCAGGAGGTGGCCGAGCGCGTTCCCGTCGTCGCAGTCAACGGCGATCTGCCGAACGTGGACCTTCTGTCCAGTGTGAGTTCCGATGAGGAAGGCGGCATGCGCCAGGTGTTGCGGCACCTGCGGGAGCGCGGGCATACGCGGATCGCGTTTTTGGGGGGGCAGGAGGATGTCACCAGCAGCCTTGCCAAACTGCGGGTGTACCGCGAGTTCTGTCCGGCGGCACCCGACACCTGGGTGCACTTCACGGGGCTGACGATTCAGGCGGGCGTGAACGCCTTAGGCCACCTCCTGCGGGCTCCAGAGCGGCCCACGGCTCTGGTGTGCATCAACGATCTGGTGGCGGCGGGCGTCCTGCAGGCGGCCCGCGCCGCTGGAATGGCGGTGCCTGAAACGTTCTCGGTGGTGGGCTTCGACGACGTGTTCCCCGCCCAGATCGTGTCTCCGCCGCTCACCAGCGTGAGCCACAACTACAGCCGGTTGGCTCGGGAAGCAATCCAGGTTCTCCTTGCCGGAATCGCGGGCCAGCGAGCGGCGCGGACCCTCGTCGTGCCCACCATCCTTGTCCAGCGGCAATCGGTTGGGCCTCCTTCCCCGACAGGGTGA
- a CDS encoding Hsp20/alpha crystallin family protein yields MNEPVLARLQHLMNLREEVETLGLGGPWTPPADWVDEGTHLRLLLDVPGVDPETLELHTEGHSVTVAGRRESPERTLSAERPSGIFTRTLTFPEPVLPQSGQANLSAGVLSVRFEKRHPTIDVNASEPNQA; encoded by the coding sequence ATGAACGAACCCGTTCTCGCCCGTCTCCAGCACCTGATGAACCTCCGCGAGGAGGTCGAGACGCTTGGCCTGGGCGGACCATGGACGCCGCCTGCCGACTGGGTGGATGAGGGTACCCACCTGCGGCTCCTTCTCGACGTGCCGGGTGTCGATCCGGAAACGCTCGAACTGCACACGGAGGGGCACAGCGTGACGGTCGCGGGCCGCCGCGAATCCCCCGAGCGCACCCTCAGCGCGGAGCGGCCCAGTGGCATCTTTACCCGCACGCTCACCTTTCCCGAACCCGTTCTCCCGCAAAGCGGCCAGGCGAACCTAAGCGCCGGCGTGCTGAGCGTCCGCTTCGAGAAACGTCATCCCACCATCGATGTCAACGCCAGCGAGCCCAATCAGGCATGA
- the miaA gene encoding tRNA (adenosine(37)-N6)-dimethylallyltransferase MiaA: protein MPAVPLLTAPTAAGKSALALAVGRQFGVEVIAADAFTVYRGLDIGTAKPTPAERAEVPHHLLDVAEVTEDYDVARYTREAERAIAAVLARGRLPLVVGGTGFYLSALVRGLPLTPPADPLVRAEVEAELKARGLDALLAEVAAVNPTEAARLERNPRRVVRALEVYRRTGRFPGEFGYSPPAFRYRLFAFTRPWPELEARVAARTRAMLAQGWPAEAAWLARQVPPDREPRPTVWQALGYHEALALHAGLLDPQEAAQRITLATRQYAKRQLTWIRTQLGSVPASPAETAAALTAFLQEASST from the coding sequence GTGCCTGCCGTTCCTCTCCTGACGGCCCCGACCGCGGCGGGGAAAAGTGCCCTTGCGCTCGCGGTGGGGCGGCAGTTCGGCGTGGAGGTGATCGCGGCGGACGCCTTTACCGTCTACCGCGGTCTGGATATCGGCACGGCCAAGCCTACCCCTGCCGAGCGCGCCGAAGTCCCGCATCACCTCCTCGACGTGGCTGAGGTGACAGAGGACTACGATGTGGCCCGCTACACCCGCGAGGCAGAACGGGCAATTGCCGCTGTGCTCGCTCGTGGCCGGCTGCCGTTGGTGGTGGGCGGCACCGGCTTTTACCTCTCGGCCCTGGTGCGCGGGTTGCCGCTCACGCCTCCCGCTGATCCGCTGGTGCGGGCCGAGGTGGAAGCTGAACTCAAGGCGCGCGGCCTGGACGCTCTGCTTGCGGAGGTGGCGGCGGTCAATCCCACGGAGGCGGCTCGGCTGGAGCGTAACCCGCGCCGGGTGGTCCGGGCGCTGGAGGTGTACCGGCGAACGGGCCGCTTTCCGGGGGAGTTCGGGTACAGCCCGCCCGCCTTCCGCTACCGCCTGTTTGCCTTCACGCGCCCCTGGCCAGAGCTGGAGGCGCGCGTTGCCGCCCGCACCCGGGCGATGCTGGCCCAGGGTTGGCCTGCGGAGGCTGCCTGGCTCGCCCGGCAGGTGCCCCCTGATCGGGAACCGCGCCCCACCGTTTGGCAGGCTCTGGGCTACCATGAGGCGCTCGCCCTTCATGCGGGGCTGCTTGACCCGCAGGAGGCGGCCCAGCGGATCACGCTCGCCACGCGGCAGTATGCCAAACGGCAACTGACCTGGATCCGGACCCAACTGGGCAGCGTTCCTGCTTCACCCGCAGAGACCGCGGCGGCGTTGACGGCCTTTTTGCAGGAGGCGAGCAGCACCTGA
- the glgC gene encoding glucose-1-phosphate adenylyltransferase: MKPRVLGMILAGGQGSRLAPLTLKRSKPAVPFGSKYRIIDFAINNFINSGVFSIYVLTQYKAQSLTEHIQRGWRFGTFLQDYFITLVPAQMYRYEELGAVWYRGTADAVYQNMHLIDNFNADYVAIFSGDHIYKMNVEHMLQAHMDARADVTIAAYPMARSRAHQFGVMQVDDRWRVTEFLEKPQDPPGLPNDPNTSLTSMGNYIFSRRALEELLHTSISGDEQGFDFGHNVLPRALADGYHVQAYDFHRNPIPGQSGPNLYWRDVGTLDAYFEASLDLVSVNPEFDIYNPEWPLRTSSEFSPPAKFVHEAEGRKGQAFNSILAGGVIVSGGTVRDSILSRNVRTHSYSLVESCVLFDNVEVGRHSHLRRVIVDKDVTIPPGTRIGLNHDEDRGRGFTVTENGVVVVPKSYTF, from the coding sequence ATGAAGCCACGCGTTCTCGGCATGATTTTGGCGGGCGGTCAGGGTTCCCGTCTTGCGCCCCTGACCCTCAAGCGCTCCAAGCCCGCCGTGCCCTTTGGCAGCAAGTACCGCATCATCGACTTCGCGATCAACAACTTCATCAACTCCGGCGTGTTTTCGATCTATGTCCTGACCCAGTACAAGGCGCAGAGCCTGACCGAGCATATTCAGCGCGGCTGGCGCTTTGGGACTTTTTTGCAGGATTACTTCATCACCCTGGTGCCTGCCCAGATGTACCGCTATGAGGAACTCGGCGCCGTGTGGTACCGCGGGACCGCCGATGCCGTCTATCAGAATATGCATCTGATCGACAACTTTAACGCCGATTATGTGGCGATCTTCAGCGGTGACCACATCTACAAGATGAATGTTGAGCACATGCTTCAGGCCCATATGGATGCCCGCGCTGACGTCACCATCGCGGCCTATCCGATGGCCCGGAGCCGGGCGCACCAGTTTGGCGTCATGCAGGTGGACGACCGCTGGCGCGTGACGGAATTTCTGGAAAAGCCCCAGGACCCACCGGGCCTGCCGAATGACCCGAACACCAGCCTCACCAGCATGGGCAACTACATCTTCTCGCGCCGGGCGCTCGAAGAGCTCCTGCATACCAGCATCAGCGGTGACGAGCAGGGCTTTGACTTCGGCCATAACGTGCTGCCACGCGCCTTGGCCGACGGCTACCACGTCCAGGCCTATGATTTTCACCGCAACCCCATTCCCGGTCAGAGCGGGCCTAACCTCTACTGGCGCGACGTGGGCACACTGGACGCCTACTTTGAGGCCAGCCTGGACCTGGTGAGTGTCAATCCGGAGTTTGACATCTATAACCCCGAGTGGCCGCTGCGGACAAGCAGCGAATTCAGCCCGCCCGCCAAATTTGTTCACGAGGCCGAAGGCCGCAAGGGTCAAGCCTTTAACTCCATCCTGGCCGGGGGCGTGATCGTCAGCGGCGGAACGGTACGTGACTCCATCCTCAGCCGCAACGTCCGTACCCACTCCTATTCCCTGGTCGAAAGCTGCGTGCTGTTCGATAACGTCGAGGTGGGTCGCCACTCCCACCTACGCCGCGTGATCGTGGACAAGGACGTGACCATTCCCCCCGGAACCCGAATCGGCCTCAACCACGACGAGGACCGCGGGCGCGGCTTTACCGTCACGGAAAACGGGGTGGTGGTGGTGCCCAAGAGCTATACGTTCTGA
- a CDS encoding methylmalonyl-CoA mutase family protein, which translates to MKSKNEWLASVYQPAIQKFPERKYNFKNLSDMEPDPIYTADDLKDWDAERDLGYPGEFPYTRGVQPSVYRGKLWTMRMFAGFGSAEQTNERFHALLKAGQTGLSTAFDLPTLMGYDSDHPFSKGEVGKCGVAVSSLADMEILFRGIDPEQVTTSMTINSPANAIWAMYIANAQKQGKDLTKIGGTIQNDILKEFIAQKEFIFPPAPSVKLVIDTFEWGPRVVPKWNFISVSGYHIREAGATGVQELAFTLADGFHYVEKALERGLDIDEFAPRISFFWDIHNDFFEEIAKLRAARRIWARQMRDRYGAKNPRSWMLRTHSQTAGVSLPAQQPLNNIARVAIQALAAVLGGTQSLHTDAFDEALALPTEEAATIALRTQQIIAYETGVAGVIDPLAGSYYVEKLTNDIEAAAMGYIEQIRAMGGVEAGIENGFFQLEMAEAAYRYQQEVERKERIIVGVNEFVQDTVEVPIQLIDPEVERVQAARLAQVRRERDPQRVEAALNALRDAAVTGANTMPAFLECAHAYATLGEQMDTLKKVYGEYVEPVLV; encoded by the coding sequence ATGAAAAGCAAAAACGAGTGGCTAGCGAGCGTCTATCAGCCTGCCATCCAGAAGTTTCCCGAGCGCAAGTACAACTTCAAGAACCTGTCGGACATGGAGCCCGACCCGATCTACACGGCGGATGACCTGAAAGACTGGGACGCAGAGCGTGACCTGGGCTATCCCGGCGAGTTTCCGTACACGCGCGGGGTGCAGCCCTCGGTGTACCGCGGCAAGCTCTGGACCATGCGCATGTTTGCGGGCTTCGGCAGCGCCGAGCAGACGAACGAACGCTTTCACGCTCTCCTCAAAGCCGGGCAGACCGGTCTTTCGACCGCCTTTGACCTCCCGACCCTGATGGGCTACGACTCCGACCACCCCTTCTCCAAAGGCGAGGTGGGCAAGTGCGGCGTCGCGGTCAGCAGCCTGGCGGATATGGAGATTCTCTTCCGGGGCATCGATCCCGAACAGGTGACGACCTCCATGACCATCAACAGCCCTGCCAACGCGATCTGGGCGATGTACATCGCCAATGCCCAGAAGCAGGGCAAGGACCTGACCAAGATCGGCGGCACCATTCAAAACGACATCCTCAAGGAATTCATCGCGCAAAAGGAGTTCATCTTTCCGCCCGCTCCCAGCGTGAAGCTGGTGATCGACACCTTCGAGTGGGGGCCGCGCGTGGTGCCCAAGTGGAACTTCATCTCCGTGAGTGGCTACCACATCCGTGAGGCGGGCGCAACGGGCGTGCAGGAACTCGCCTTTACGCTCGCGGACGGCTTTCACTACGTCGAAAAGGCGCTGGAACGTGGCCTGGACATCGACGAATTCGCGCCGCGCATCTCCTTTTTCTGGGACATCCACAACGACTTTTTTGAGGAGATCGCCAAGCTGCGGGCCGCCCGCCGGATCTGGGCGCGGCAGATGCGGGACCGCTACGGGGCCAAAAATCCGAGGTCGTGGATGCTGCGCACGCATTCACAGACCGCCGGGGTGTCTCTGCCCGCGCAGCAGCCGCTCAACAACATCGCCCGCGTGGCGATTCAGGCCCTTGCCGCCGTGCTGGGCGGCACCCAGAGCCTACACACCGACGCCTTTGACGAGGCGCTGGCCCTTCCTACCGAGGAGGCCGCCACCATCGCCCTGCGCACCCAGCAGATCATCGCCTACGAGACCGGCGTGGCCGGAGTAATCGATCCCCTCGCGGGCAGCTACTACGTCGAGAAGCTCACGAACGACATCGAGGCCGCCGCCATGGGCTACATCGAGCAGATTCGCGCGATGGGTGGCGTGGAGGCGGGCATCGAGAACGGCTTTTTCCAGCTCGAGATGGCCGAGGCCGCCTACCGCTATCAGCAGGAGGTCGAGCGGAAAGAACGCATCATCGTCGGGGTGAATGAGTTCGTGCAGGACACGGTAGAGGTGCCCATCCAGCTCATCGACCCGGAAGTCGAGCGCGTCCAGGCAGCTCGTTTGGCCCAGGTGCGCCGTGAGCGTGATCCCCAGCGGGTCGAGGCGGCCCTGAATGCCCTGCGCGACGCCGCCGTGACGGGTGCCAACACCATGCCTGCCTTCCTGGAGTGTGCTCATGCCTACGCCACCCTGGGCGAACAGATGGACACCCTGAAGAAGGTGTACGGGGAGTACGTGGAGCCGGTGCTGGTGTAG
- a CDS encoding type 1 glutamine amidotransferase domain-containing protein: MTTQRLQGKKIAILAADGVEEIELTSPRQAVEEAGATTELLSLKPGEIQAMNGDVKPAGTYRVDRVVAQAQPEDYDGLLLPGGTVNPDKLRLDEAAMRFVRAMYDAGKPIAAICHGPWSLSETGISQGLRMTSWPSLRRELTLSGAEWVDEPCVTDKGVVTSRNPDDLPAFNRKIIEEFAEGDHSSRRASSAGAAAGR, from the coding sequence ATGACGACGCAGCGCTTGCAGGGCAAAAAGATCGCCATCCTGGCGGCCGATGGTGTAGAGGAAATCGAACTGACCAGCCCCCGTCAGGCGGTTGAGGAGGCGGGGGCGACCACCGAGCTCCTCAGCCTCAAGCCGGGCGAGATTCAGGCGATGAACGGGGACGTGAAGCCTGCCGGCACCTACCGAGTCGACCGGGTGGTCGCGCAGGCACAGCCCGAAGACTATGACGGCCTGCTGCTGCCCGGCGGCACCGTCAACCCCGACAAGCTGCGGCTGGACGAGGCGGCGATGCGCTTTGTGCGTGCGATGTACGACGCGGGTAAGCCCATCGCCGCGATTTGTCACGGCCCCTGGAGTCTTTCGGAGACGGGCATCAGCCAGGGCCTGCGCATGACGAGCTGGCCCAGCCTGCGGCGCGAGCTGACCCTCTCCGGGGCCGAGTGGGTGGACGAGCCGTGTGTGACCGACAAGGGCGTCGTGACCAGCCGCAATCCGGACGATCTTCCTGCCTTTAACCGCAAGATCATCGAGGAGTTTGCCGAAGGAGACCACTCCAGCCGCCGCGCCTCCTCGGCGGGAGCTGCAGCTGGCCGCTGA
- the typA gene encoding translational GTPase TypA, protein MEYRNIAIIAHVDHGKTTLVDGMLKQTLELKHGEEIAERAMDSNDLERERGITILAKNTAVEYRGVKINIVDTPGHADFGGEVERVLGMVDGCLVLVDAAEGPMPQTRFVLRKAIELGLKPIVVVNKIDRQDARPEEVVNLTFDLMAELGANEDQLDFPILYAVAREGRAFKDLDNPQPDMHELFDMVLEHIPAPKVDLDAPFQMLVTNLDYSEYLGRIVLGRVQRGRVKKGEFVQLIHKDGTMTKTRVIQPFTHLGLRRIEVDEVGAGDIVALAGIEDAQIGETVADLADPEALPVITVDEPTVSMIFQPNTSPFAGREGKYVTSRHLGDRLRREVMTNVSLRVEEIRPDEFKVSGRGELHLSILLETMRREGYEVQVGAPQVITREIDGVKHEPVEHLVIDVPEAFASGVIGVLGARKGQMVNMEPQGSRVRVEFKIPSRALFGFRTQFLSMTQGEGIMSHIFDGYAPWAGEFKTRQNGSLVSMEDGVAFAYSIFKLQDRGTFFIEPGQEVYVGMIVGENAREQDMNVNVCKNKKLTNIRAAGSDEALTLTPPRRLTLEDALEYIAEDELVELTPQSIRLRKKILNPSFRK, encoded by the coding sequence ATGGAATACCGCAACATCGCCATTATCGCCCACGTCGACCACGGCAAGACCACGCTGGTTGACGGCATGCTCAAGCAGACACTCGAACTCAAGCACGGCGAGGAGATCGCTGAACGTGCGATGGACTCTAACGACCTCGAACGCGAGCGCGGGATCACCATCCTCGCCAAGAACACGGCGGTCGAATACAGGGGCGTCAAGATCAACATCGTGGACACGCCTGGCCACGCCGACTTCGGTGGTGAGGTCGAGCGCGTGCTCGGGATGGTGGACGGCTGCCTCGTGCTGGTGGACGCAGCCGAAGGCCCGATGCCCCAGACCCGTTTCGTGCTGCGCAAGGCCATCGAACTCGGCCTTAAGCCCATCGTTGTGGTGAACAAGATTGACCGCCAGGACGCCCGTCCGGAAGAGGTCGTCAACCTCACGTTCGACCTGATGGCCGAGCTGGGGGCCAATGAGGATCAGCTCGACTTTCCTATCCTGTACGCCGTCGCCCGCGAAGGCAGGGCCTTTAAGGACCTGGACAACCCCCAGCCCGATATGCACGAGCTGTTTGACATGGTGCTCGAGCATATTCCTGCGCCCAAGGTCGACCTGGACGCGCCCTTTCAGATGCTCGTCACCAACCTCGACTACTCCGAGTACCTGGGCCGCATCGTGCTGGGGCGAGTGCAGCGCGGCCGGGTAAAGAAGGGCGAATTCGTGCAGCTGATCCACAAGGACGGCACGATGACCAAGACCCGCGTGATTCAGCCCTTTACCCACCTGGGTCTGCGCCGCATCGAGGTGGACGAGGTGGGTGCCGGGGATATCGTGGCCCTCGCTGGGATTGAGGACGCGCAGATCGGGGAGACGGTCGCTGACCTGGCCGATCCCGAGGCTTTGCCCGTGATCACGGTGGACGAGCCGACGGTCAGCATGATCTTTCAGCCGAACACGTCGCCCTTTGCGGGCCGCGAGGGCAAGTACGTCACCTCCCGTCACCTCGGCGATCGCCTGCGGCGCGAGGTGATGACCAACGTGTCCCTGCGGGTCGAAGAAATCCGGCCCGACGAGTTCAAGGTCTCGGGCCGCGGTGAGCTGCACCTTTCCATCCTGCTCGAAACGATGCGCCGGGAAGGCTACGAGGTGCAGGTGGGCGCGCCGCAGGTCATTACCCGCGAGATTGACGGCGTGAAGCATGAGCCGGTCGAGCACCTCGTGATTGACGTGCCGGAAGCTTTTGCCTCCGGTGTGATCGGCGTGCTGGGCGCACGCAAGGGCCAGATGGTGAACATGGAGCCCCAGGGAAGCCGCGTGCGCGTGGAATTCAAGATTCCTTCCCGCGCGCTTTTTGGCTTCCGGACCCAGTTTCTGTCCATGACCCAGGGCGAGGGCATCATGAGCCACATCTTTGACGGGTACGCGCCTTGGGCCGGTGAATTCAAGACCCGCCAGAACGGTTCTCTCGTCAGCATGGAAGACGGGGTGGCTTTCGCCTACTCCATCTTTAAGCTGCAAGATCGCGGCACCTTCTTCATCGAGCCCGGCCAAGAGGTCTACGTGGGCATGATCGTGGGCGAAAACGCCCGCGAGCAGGACATGAACGTGAATGTCTGCAAGAACAAGAAGCTCACCAACATCCGCGCGGCGGGCTCGGACGAGGCGCTCACCCTGACGCCGCCCCGGCGTCTCACCCTGGAAGACGCTCTGGAATACATCGCCGAAGACGAGTTGGTGGAACTCACCCCACAGAGCATTCGCCTGCGCAAAAAGATTCTCAACCCCAGCTTCCGCAAATAA
- a CDS encoding DUF1540 domain-containing protein: MNDHRSNETSIVGRCDATSCRYNESHECHAGQIEVAMSGQMAQCLTYTPEEGRGDSERPSQGTH; encoded by the coding sequence ATGAATGACCATCGCAGCAACGAGACGAGCATTGTGGGCCGTTGTGACGCCACCAGTTGCCGTTACAACGAGAGTCATGAGTGCCACGCCGGGCAGATTGAAGTGGCTATGAGTGGCCAGATGGCCCAGTGCCTGACCTACACCCCCGAAGAGGGCAGGGGTGACAGCGAGCGGCCCAGCCAGGGCACCCACTGA
- a CDS encoding cation diffusion facilitator family transporter, with amino-acid sequence MERTTSIALGSVGVAAVVLALKFLAYLLTGSVALYSDALESIINVAAALAALIALRVAARPADANHPYGHSKAEYFSAVAEGVLIVLAALSIAREAVPALQHPRPVDAAPAGLLVNLGASVLNALWAGVLLRAGRAARSPALLADGRHVLADVVTSVGVLMGVLLAHLSGLHWLDPALALLVALNILWSGWALMRESVGGLMDAGVDPATEARLRQAMSEHAEGALEMHDLRTRHAGRMTFIEFHLVVPGQMTVQEAHAICDRLEDAIRAEIAGAAVTIHVEPQDKAKHHGVLVL; translated from the coding sequence ATGGAGCGCACGACGAGCATCGCCCTGGGCAGCGTGGGGGTGGCCGCCGTCGTGCTGGCCCTGAAGTTTCTCGCCTACCTGTTGACCGGCAGCGTCGCCCTGTACTCGGACGCCCTAGAAAGCATCATCAACGTGGCGGCGGCCCTTGCCGCGCTGATCGCCCTGCGGGTGGCTGCCCGGCCCGCCGACGCCAACCATCCCTATGGCCACAGCAAGGCTGAATACTTCAGCGCCGTCGCCGAGGGTGTCCTCATTGTGCTGGCGGCCTTGAGTATCGCGCGGGAGGCCGTTCCCGCCCTGCAACACCCTCGCCCGGTGGACGCGGCCCCCGCCGGCCTGCTTGTCAATCTCGGTGCCAGCGTGCTCAACGCGCTGTGGGCCGGCGTGCTGCTGCGGGCGGGACGGGCCGCCCGGTCACCGGCCCTGCTCGCCGACGGCCGCCATGTTCTGGCGGACGTGGTGACCAGTGTGGGCGTGCTGATGGGCGTCCTGCTCGCGCACCTCAGCGGCCTGCACTGGCTGGATCCGGCGCTGGCCCTCCTGGTGGCCCTGAATATCCTTTGGAGCGGGTGGGCCCTGATGCGCGAGAGTGTGGGGGGGCTGATGGACGCCGGAGTCGATCCGGCCACCGAAGCCCGCCTGCGGCAAGCGATGAGCGAACATGCCGAAGGAGCGCTCGAGATGCACGACCTGCGCACCCGGCACGCGGGCCGCATGACCTTTATTGAGTTTCACCTGGTCGTGCCGGGCCAGATGACGGTACAGGAGGCACACGCCATCTGTGACCGCCTAGAGGACGCTATCCGCGCCGAGATCGCGGGTGCGGCCGTGACCATTCACGTGGAACCGCAGGACAAAGCCAAGCACCATGGCGTGCTCGTGCTCTAG
- a CDS encoding ATP-dependent helicase, giving the protein MTLAPDLPESSLLSQLNPNQAQAANHYTGPALVIAGAGSGKTRTLIYRIAHLIGHYGVDPSEILAVTFTNKAAAEMRERAQHLVKGADRLWISTFHSAGVRILRAYGEYIGLKRGFVIYDDDDQLDVLKEIMGSIPGIGPDSNPRVLRAILDRAKSNLHTPADLARSPEPWISGLPREAAAEAYRRYEARKKGQNAIDFGDLITETVRLFQEVPAVLERVQDRARFIHVDEYQDTNRAQYELTRLLASRDRNLLVVGDPDQSIYRFRGADIQNILDFQKDYPDAKVYMLEHNYRSSARVLALANKLIENNAERLEKTLRAVKEDGHPVLFHRASDHRAEGDFVAEWVTRLHGEGRPFSDIAVLYRTNAQSRVLEESLRRVQIPAKIVGGVSFYDRREIKDILAYARLAINPEDDVALRRIIGRPKRGIGDAALERLMEWARVNGTSILTACAQAQNLHILERGAQKAVEFAGLMHAMSEAADNYEPAPFLRYVIETSGYLDLLRQEGQEGQVRMENLDELVNAAEEWSQEHEGTIADFLDDAALLSSVDDLRAGRENKDVPEDAVTLMTLHNAKGLEFPVVFIVGVEEGLLPSRNALIEPGGIEEERRLFYVGITRAMERLFLTAAQNRLQYGKTVATEDSRFLEEIGGGFDTVDAYGQVIDQRARSWKEYRPTAPARPSAVKNTSPMTESLAYRGGEKVRHPKFGEGQVLAVAGVGDRQEVTVHFPSAGTKKLLVKFANLAKA; this is encoded by the coding sequence GTGACTCTCGCGCCGGACCTGCCTGAATCTTCCCTCTTGTCCCAGCTCAACCCCAATCAGGCGCAGGCTGCCAACCACTACACCGGCCCCGCCCTGGTGATTGCCGGGGCGGGCAGCGGCAAGACGCGCACGCTGATCTACCGCATCGCGCACCTGATCGGGCATTACGGCGTAGACCCCAGCGAGATCTTGGCCGTGACCTTTACCAACAAGGCGGCAGCCGAGATGCGCGAACGCGCCCAGCACCTCGTCAAGGGCGCAGACCGCCTGTGGATAAGCACCTTTCACAGCGCGGGCGTCCGGATTCTGCGGGCCTACGGCGAGTACATCGGCCTCAAGCGCGGCTTCGTGATCTACGACGACGACGATCAGCTTGACGTCCTCAAGGAGATCATGGGGAGCATTCCCGGCATCGGTCCGGACAGCAACCCCCGCGTTCTGCGCGCCATTCTTGACCGCGCCAAGAGCAACCTGCACACACCGGCTGACCTCGCCCGCTCTCCTGAGCCCTGGATCAGTGGTCTGCCGCGTGAGGCGGCCGCCGAAGCCTACCGCCGCTACGAGGCGCGCAAGAAGGGGCAGAACGCGATTGATTTCGGCGACCTGATTACGGAAACCGTCCGGCTTTTTCAAGAAGTTCCCGCTGTCCTCGAGCGCGTGCAAGACCGTGCCCGTTTTATCCATGTGGACGAGTACCAGGATACGAATAGGGCGCAGTATGAATTGACACGGCTCCTGGCCTCAAGGGATAGAAATCTGCTTGTGGTGGGCGACCCCGACCAGTCGATCTACCGCTTTCGAGGTGCCGATATTCAAAATATCCTCGATTTCCAAAAAGATTATCCCGATGCCAAGGTCTACATGCTGGAGCACAACTACCGCTCCAGCGCCCGCGTTCTCGCCCTTGCCAACAAGCTGATCGAGAACAATGCCGAACGCTTGGAAAAGACTCTGCGTGCCGTGAAGGAAGATGGACACCCGGTCCTCTTTCACCGTGCGAGCGATCACCGAGCCGAGGGCGATTTTGTGGCCGAGTGGGTGACCCGCTTGCACGGCGAAGGTCGGCCATTTTCGGACATCGCGGTGTTGTACCGCACCAACGCCCAGTCCCGCGTCCTGGAGGAGTCGCTGCGCCGGGTGCAGATTCCAGCGAAAATCGTGGGGGGCGTGAGTTTCTATGACCGCCGCGAGATCAAGGACATCCTGGCCTACGCCCGCCTCGCCATCAACCCGGAGGATGATGTGGCGCTGCGGCGCATCATCGGACGGCCCAAGCGCGGCATCGGGGACGCGGCGCTGGAACGGCTGATGGAGTGGGCGCGGGTGAACGGCACGTCCATCCTGACCGCCTGTGCCCAAGCCCAAAACCTCCACATCCTGGAGCGGGGCGCGCAGAAGGCCGTGGAGTTTGCAGGACTGATGCACGCGATGAGCGAGGCCGCCGATAACTATGAACCGGCGCCGTTCCTGCGCTACGTGATCGAGACAAGTGGGTACCTTGACCTCCTGCGGCAAGAAGGGCAAGAGGGTCAGGTGCGGATGGAGAACCTTGACGAACTGGTGAACGCCGCTGAGGAGTGGTCACAAGAACACGAGGGGACCATAGCCGATTTTCTCGATGACGCGGCGCTTCTTTCCAGCGTCGACGATCTGCGCGCAGGACGGGAAAACAAGGACGTGCCCGAAGATGCCGTCACCCTGATGACCCTGCACAATGCCAAGGGGCTGGAATTCCCGGTGGTGTTTATCGTGGGGGTCGAAGAGGGCCTCCTTCCCAGCAGGAATGCCCTGATCGAGCCGGGCGGCATCGAGGAGGAGCGGCGCCTGTTCTATGTGGGCATTACCCGCGCGATGGAACGCCTCTTTCTGACCGCCGCGCAAAACCGCCTGCAGTACGGCAAGACGGTCGCGACCGAGGACAGCCGCTTTCTGGAGGAGATCGGGGGCGGCTTCGACACGGTGGACGCCTACGGCCAGGTGATCGATCAGCGCGCGAGGAGCTGGAAGGAGTACCGCCCCACGGCCCCCGCGCGCCCCAGCGCCGTGAAAAACACCAGCCCCATGACCGAGAGCCTGGCCTACCGCGGCGGCGAGAAGGTCCGGCATCCCAAGTTCGGGGAAGGTCAGGTGCTCGCCGTGGCGGGGGTGGGGGACCGGCAGGAGGTGACGGTGCATTTCCCGTCGGCGGGCACCAAGAAGCTGCTGGTGAAGTTCGCCAATCTGGCGAAGGCCTGA